One genomic segment of Candidatus Zixiibacteriota bacterium includes these proteins:
- a CDS encoding polysaccharide deacetylase family protein produces the protein MKRIPVFIILAALTLSSRGLSGQSPPKESRPHQKSIAITFDNLPAEPTYSAFERRQINQLLLSSLKKNGVKAAGFVVGDYLNKDWELIVKWLDDGHIIGSLPFSGQRIDDVPLTFFFDDIIKGRDVLENLFDSYAQTGRYFRLPFLYAGSNRSNREELFALLRKERLILVDASIITEDFVYNLSLEKLGNTQDTVRLFALRDQYIDHILRSLSRAEELAQKLLERQPRQILKLQANKINAYFIDDILRAIKASGYKFISLPEALKDQLYRRRDACFDDNRPLSLLERLLLSDPDLLPAEEE, from the coding sequence ATGAAAAGAATACCAGTCTTCATTATTCTGGCGGCGCTTACTCTCAGCAGCCGCGGACTAAGCGGCCAATCGCCCCCGAAAGAATCTCGCCCGCACCAGAAGAGTATCGCTATTACTTTTGATAACCTGCCGGCGGAGCCGACCTATAGCGCTTTCGAGCGGCGGCAAATCAATCAACTCCTTCTCTCATCACTCAAGAAAAACGGTGTTAAGGCCGCTGGTTTTGTGGTCGGCGATTATCTCAATAAAGACTGGGAGCTGATTGTCAAATGGCTTGATGATGGCCATATTATCGGTTCCCTTCCCTTTTCGGGACAGCGAATCGATGATGTCCCCCTGACTTTCTTCTTTGATGATATAATTAAAGGACGCGATGTCCTGGAAAATCTTTTCGACAGCTATGCGCAGACTGGGCGCTATTTTCGGCTTCCTTTTCTGTATGCCGGAAGCAATCGTTCGAATCGCGAGGAACTATTTGCGCTTCTCAGAAAAGAAAGGTTGATTCTTGTAGACGCCTCGATTATTACGGAGGATTTTGTTTACAATCTGTCTCTGGAAAAATTGGGGAATACCCAGGATACCGTCAGGCTATTCGCCCTGCGCGACCAATATATCGACCATATCTTAAGATCACTCAGCCGCGCCGAAGAACTGGCTCAAAAACTTCTGGAGCGGCAACCGCGACAGATACTTAAATTACAGGCAAATAAGATAAACGCCTATTTTATCGATGATATCCTGAGGGCGATTAAGGCAAGCGGCTATAAATTCATCTCCCTGCCAGAGGCGCTCAAAGACCAGCTCTATCGTCGGCGCGATGCCTGCTTTGACGACAATCGCCCCCTTTCCTTACTGGAGCGGCTGCTTCTCTCTGATCCGGACCTTCTTCCGGCAGAAGAAGAATAA
- the vorB gene encoding 3-methyl-2-oxobutanoate dehydrogenase subunit VorB: MAKKLMKGNEAIAEAAVCAGATNYFAYPITPQSEVAEYLARRLPEVGGVFVQAESEVAVGNMLFGAACTGQRVFTTSSSPGVSLMQEAISYMAGAHLPAVIVNIMRGGPGLGGILPAQSDYFQAVKGGGHGDYRLIVLAPSSVQEAVDLMMLAFHLADKYRTPVMLIGDGMIGQMMESVEIPDKAQERPLPPKDWALTGAKGRNPYIIKSLFLDPVALEKNSILLAEKYKVIKANEVRWELYNVNDTNQLLICSYGTMARICQTAIDELSEEGLSVGLFRPISLFPFPEKVIFDEASKPNIKALLTIEMSMGQMVEDIERAVVGVKPVGFFGRTGGIVPSPDEVKDAVKRQLASDGRKKKG; this comes from the coding sequence ATGGCAAAGAAACTGATGAAAGGAAATGAAGCTATCGCCGAAGCGGCTGTATGCGCCGGCGCGACCAACTATTTCGCTTACCCCATCACCCCGCAGAGCGAAGTCGCCGAATATCTGGCGCGACGTCTTCCGGAAGTAGGGGGAGTTTTTGTTCAGGCGGAAAGCGAAGTGGCCGTCGGCAATATGCTTTTTGGCGCCGCCTGCACCGGTCAGAGGGTCTTTACCACTTCCTCCAGTCCCGGTGTGAGTCTCATGCAGGAGGCTATTTCATACATGGCAGGGGCGCATCTTCCGGCCGTGATTGTCAATATCATGCGCGGCGGACCGGGCCTGGGAGGTATCCTGCCGGCGCAATCCGATTACTTTCAGGCGGTCAAAGGCGGCGGACACGGCGATTATCGCCTGATTGTCCTTGCTCCTTCCTCCGTTCAGGAAGCGGTTGACTTGATGATGCTGGCATTCCATCTGGCTGACAAATACCGCACCCCTGTTATGTTGATTGGCGACGGCATGATTGGCCAGATGATGGAGTCGGTAGAGATTCCGGACAAAGCTCAAGAGCGCCCGCTCCCTCCCAAAGATTGGGCATTAACCGGCGCTAAAGGTCGAAATCCTTATATTATAAAATCTCTCTTTCTGGACCCGGTGGCGCTTGAGAAAAACAGTATTCTTTTGGCTGAGAAATACAAAGTAATCAAGGCAAATGAAGTGCGCTGGGAGCTCTATAACGTCAATGATACCAACCAGCTCCTGATTTGCTCCTATGGCACCATGGCGCGCATATGCCAAACCGCTATTGATGAGCTATCTGAGGAAGGTCTCAGCGTCGGGCTCTTTCGCCCGATTTCGCTATTCCCCTTTCCGGAAAAAGTAATATTTGATGAGGCATCCAAACCGAATATTAAGGCTCTCTTGACCATAGAAATGAGCATGGGTCAGATGGTGGAAGATATTGAACGGGCCGTGGTCGGTGTGAAACCGGTCGGATTTTTTGGTCGCACCGGCGGAATTGTGCCATCCCCGGATGAAGTCAAAGATGCCGTTAAACGCCAACTCGCTTCAGATGGCAGA
- a CDS encoding 4Fe-4S dicluster domain-containing protein: MPGIIINKIYCKGCELCVHACPMKIISMSKELNQKGYFCAQVHEPTHCIGCRICAITCPDAAIEVKTHGTQFALFEY, from the coding sequence ATGCCCGGCATCATAATAAATAAAATCTATTGTAAAGGATGCGAACTCTGCGTGCATGCCTGCCCGATGAAGATAATCTCGATGTCGAAAGAACTAAATCAGAAAGGGTACTTTTGCGCCCAGGTGCACGAACCAACCCACTGTATCGGCTGTCGCATCTGCGCTATAACCTGTCCTGATGCCGCCATTGAAGTGAAGACACACGGCACGCAGTTCGCCCTGTTTGAATATTGA
- a CDS encoding cobalamin biosynthesis protein CbiA translates to MIAPKGLELLSMTDGLRYPTLPAGILIIVGGFGSGKTEISVNLTRYLALSGESQIAIADLDLVNPYFRSREAREEMERLGVRLIAPKGGNFYADLPILLPEIKGAVEERSGRLILDVGGDAQGSRALGSLSDIFIPGAYQMLMVLNSRRPFTADVAGTIETMRRIELSSKLRFTGLIANSHMIDETTPEIILEGLSLARQVEKVTGLPLQFLCAKEDILAKIPPSDIDCAVLPLTRLMLKPWERKSGSPKGI, encoded by the coding sequence ATGATAGCGCCAAAAGGCTTAGAATTATTGTCAATGACCGACGGTTTACGATATCCCACCTTGCCAGCCGGAATTCTGATAATTGTCGGCGGTTTCGGAAGCGGTAAGACCGAAATCTCAGTCAATCTAACTCGCTATCTGGCGCTTTCCGGTGAAAGCCAGATTGCCATTGCCGACCTTGATCTGGTCAATCCTTATTTTCGCTCGCGGGAAGCCAGAGAGGAGATGGAGCGACTGGGGGTTCGCCTGATAGCCCCCAAAGGGGGGAATTTTTATGCCGACCTGCCGATTCTCCTGCCGGAAATCAAAGGCGCTGTCGAGGAGCGTTCCGGACGACTGATTTTGGATGTTGGCGGTGACGCCCAGGGTTCCCGGGCTCTCGGCTCCCTGTCCGACATTTTCATTCCAGGCGCTTATCAGATGCTTATGGTCCTTAATAGTCGACGTCCTTTCACCGCCGATGTCGCCGGAACTATCGAAACTATGAGGCGCATCGAGTTGTCGAGCAAACTTCGTTTCACAGGCTTGATTGCCAACAGCCATATGATTGATGAAACTACTCCGGAGATTATTCTGGAGGGATTAAGTCTGGCGCGACAGGTGGAAAAAGTCACCGGCTTGCCGCTTCAGTTCCTCTGCGCCAAAGAAGACATCCTCGCCAAGATTCCGCCTTCTGATATCGATTGTGCCGTCTTACCTTTGACCCGTCTGATGCTGAAACCGTGGGAGCGGAAAAGCGGCTCTCCTAAAGGAATTTGA